A region of Periplaneta americana isolate PAMFEO1 chromosome 16, P.americana_PAMFEO1_priV1, whole genome shotgun sequence DNA encodes the following proteins:
- the LOC138692173 gene encoding serine-rich adhesin for platelets-like isoform X2, whose amino-acid sequence MKVVDLLCFRRHVKRRRRRRLWNVWTCLQVPRRQRTMTHKKLSFTALEQSSIWRFRRAGRSDAMAPTPPLPVTEDTPPDMLAGSMDLRVVLPSGQSVKMSVERSTPMMDLLVQVTTVNKISTGGHVLQAIGERGILPYKPSTPIGALDAWTIQVVAKSKVQTNTVQKKAPLKPLNQQQPFEQTFRLQVHLPRNQLYVMRVSPRTLLSDILNQTCAEKNLDPNKYEMRHPANLSQLLSPSCTLADYRLQEVTVVARSRAPGLGSALSSSDIMALQREEDKRRQQARQQHGTGTGLGLVFNKRSQSSVCEGSVSSDSLGGRSISPARSDESASRSASPPAPNLPPMIAPLPPARPARKRRPAPKPPSLTNGPSNNKQQSESNMQAESSTGTVVNGHSENNSKTTNVPVSHSRNSSDSSGYHEASVLSESPADGHQMSDNCSADTLPRRGKLTSGQPTRNKTQNNNHGLSRSMSSLTGVGGSMASCQHSTSNTSLASSTGQGQKKKKAPPPPPGAAAAAATKDRQQQNNMSSLSLSSTEQDVVEHHNKTTSLERHLSGKTSTTVSNQLPDKCSTLPGKMKMSGHDYKSSSSQEDEDYRIPEVEENSSLTNMHKEPSSLSKQTKEEVHNGPSPEIAIEKQDTPSQELAMSPVETTPEAPVELVPSPKAAAKSIPEDLQQELTIHAPTPKPRTRHRLNQCDESRSGGVEGDSLPRLKPVPPPRQVSSNSIQSSGAGSVKKRDGDSVGGTFGVGSTILMLSQSGTESVSSDSWEWRSRSSAVDSDDDLNIADNEMEMFDMGSEESDIQQAQNNVMCNISTVNKRLLDSYDDFESVSVASSVFEYDSEHESSEASSTLRRPPPENMLKIKGKRGLGPCRGGSLRVADKNAVQKKFPPISRGSSTSLQSMDEVPAFLESGSNNNSMGRWTNMESLIMETPASKQSWVLGYDSETEEIGIAEAVDQVEEAFRSVTAELEAASEQDEDVNVLIPPPVTAIDEVEKLNSLPSEDLNILPPPPLSATKQDENIEAIPPPPSSAEDMAVDWEYQLPAPPSAFRDSNSPTFTEGGTVMLADTQVFQEPSLSPEPQPQNDPMVMHLSRAVHRNEVTRTNPLFDPRQCEEDPKQSTGVCEVGMEEFSNETKSLESRDTSNRKGGDLANFTITAYQRPRETDEIFNEDSDDDRTRSALNSVKKPITTQTHRYGSSNSLNNNAVHNTAANLSRTNSFNNNNNITFKPPAPVATSVKRSTSYISLIANTTSQPGKSLQSGPVYTSRTKSVGNLAVEEQGDRNVERTHENWGLRKTSSEFNVSQDTPAERQEEFETPQTKAEEPRGSQQGIVITAEERARLLALQEQFLQLQEQLLQNSSLLQQQQQQPHASQTPNADTPLQSLQVLRSILPQLHQTKAPSQQQSSESSVPLRSDTLPAKASKHSENSSGDQLIKQTTVVTLNQQNNNEKPSNDESTGEQKRYKYQGPPAINFATWSERPKSQVSIKMDGDYRIGIGQGGRTDEHNETPARTGMSETKDRTSAAGRKQDIEVSSKSNNSHEEATDQNKFQVSGGKLNSTEPITKVEPASLTMRLISHTTASGFRKPIGVANQKFGSSNYVTAETQHSETKEVAGSSTVGVRVGSTSQHNDPSRVPIVRAVELKKSFIQQQSMYNNSNSNSNNNNSNSHNFRGSSTMLNGERSGGSSVAESDGDNTVETFVGVNSLTKRFSVVSSSSNNAPNFRSSRPVSAYGKVENLEVRGRDAASSLPYNNSLSYRSTSSTNLNTTTNVNTYQDVPLKNGGGRSTRRYTSVVGITNDSDHNLSSSSFREPASESSRVQSRVSGSSVVRVNGFTAPKQLMPVVKGFQFACPAANRDPSPPPSKTSNTTNNFHPKVHRSESTSAVRSWKTVDTTDQSSTSFNNVKAYLRRNSNEPKPEPIATKTATPNTESQPPAPPPLAASLRKSTARPRPKTLPAPQLNPRDQLMDAIRNFGGRENLKQNGRS is encoded by the exons CACACCTATGATGGACTTGCTAGTCCAGGTGACAACTGTGAACAAGATCTCGACGGGAGGCCATGTTCTGCAAGCAATAGGCGAGAGAGGAATCCTTCCTTACAAGCCCAGCACACCTATCGGAGCCCTTGATGCATGGACAATACAGGTTGTAGCCAAGTCAAAGGTTCAGACCAACACTGTCCAAAAGAAAGCACCTTTGAAACCTCTGAACCAGCAGCAGCCATTCGAACAGACATTTAGACTTCAG gTGCATCTACCAAGAAATCAGCTGTATGTGATGCGTGTTAGTCCAAGGACTTTGTTGTCTGATATCCTTAACCAGACATGTGCTGAAAAGAACTTGGACCCCAACAAATATGAGATGCGTCACCCAG CAAACCTGTCTCAGTTGCTGAGTCCCTCCTGCACCCTGGCAGACTACAGACTGCAGGAAGTGACAGTTGTAGCTCGAAGTCGGGCACCTGGTCTCGGATCAGCATTGTCTTCGTCAGACATCATGGCACTACAGCGAGAGGAGGATAAGAGGCGCCAGCAAGCCCGTCAACAGCATGGCACAGGCACTGGGCTGGGACTTGTGTTCAACAAGCGCAGTCAATCC AGTGTATGCGAAGGCAGTGTCAGCAGTGACAGTCTGGGAGGTCGCAGCATCTCTCCTGCCAGATCTGATGAGTCAGCAAGTCGATCAGCCTCACCACCTGCACCAAATTTGCCACCCATGATTGCACCACTTCCACCAGCAAGACCAGCCAGGAAGAGACGACCTGCACCAAAGCCTCCCAGCTTAACCAATGGACCttctaacaataaacaacagtcT GAATCAAATATGCAAGCAGAATCCAGTACTGGGACTGTTGTGAATGGCCACTCTGAGAATAACAGCAAGACAACGAACGTACCTGTGTCACATTCCCGCAACAGCTCGGACAGTAGTGGGTATCATGAGGCTTCTGTTCTCAGCGAGTCTCCTGCTGATGGCCATCAGATGTCAGATAA CTGCTCTGCGGACACACTTCCACGGCGAGGAAAGCTGACATCAGGACAACCCACGCGAAATAAGACTCAGAATAATAACCACGGTCTTTCACGGTCTATGTCAAGCTTGACTGGAGTTGGTGGCAGCATGGCCAGCTGTCAACATAGCACCTCTAACACTTCTCTTGCATCATCAACAG GTCAAggtcaaaagaaaaagaaagctcCGCCACCGCCCCctggagcagcagcagcagcagctacCAAAGATCGACAGCAACAAAACAACATGTCATCCCTATCTCTGTCTTCTACTGAGCAGGACGTTGTTGAGCACCACAACAAGACAACGTCACTAGAGAGACATTTGTCAGGCAAGACCTCTACCACAGTCAGCAATCAGCTTCCAGACAAATGCTCTACTTTGCCAGGAAAGATGAAAATGTCTGGTCATGATTACAAGTCCTCGTCATCACAAGAAGACGAAGACTACAGAATTCCTGAAGTTGAGGAAAATTCTAGCCTTACGAACATGCATAAGGAGCCTTCTTCACTTTCcaaacaaacaaaggaagaaGTACATAACGGACCATCTCCTGAAATCGCTATTGAAAAACAAGACACACCTTCCCAAGAGCTTGCAATGTCTCCTGTAGAAACTACACCAGAGGCCCCTGTAGAGCTTGTTCCAAGTCCTAAAGCTGCTGCTAAGAGCATCCCTGAAG ATCTTCAGCAAGAATTAACAATACACGCTCCAACTCCCAAACCCCGCACTCGGCATAGACTCAATCAATGTGATGAGAGTAGAAGTGGTGGAGTAGAAGGGGACTCATTGCCTAGGCTGAAACCAGTTCCACCACCGCGACAAGTATCCAGCAACAGCATTCAAAGTAGTGGTGCAGGGAGTGTGAAGAAGAGAGATGGTGACAGTGTGGGTGGGACGTTTGGTGTGGGGTCCACAATACTAATGTTGTCCCAGTCTGGAACTGAATCTGTGAGCAGCGACAGCTGGGAATGGCGTTCTCGGAGTTCTGCTGTGGACTCAGACGATGACCTGAACATTgctgataatgaaatggagatGTTTGACATGGGTTCAGAAGAATCTGATATTCAGCAGGCTCAAAACAATGTGATGTGCAACATCTCTACCGTCAATAAACGATTATTGGATTCATATGACGACTTCGAGTCTGTGTCTGTTGCTAGTTCTGTATTTGAGTATGACTCGGAGCACGAGAGTTCTGAAGCCTCGTCAACACTGAGACGCCCACCACCTGAGAACATGTTGAAAATTAAGGGGAAAAGAGGTTTGGGTCCATGCAGGGGGGGAAGCCTTCGTGTGGCTGATAAGAATGCAGTGCAAAAGAAGTTCCCACCCATTAGTAGGGGTAGCAGCACCAGTCTCCAGAGCATGGACGAGGTTCCGGCGTTCTTGGAGAGTGGCAGCAACAACAACAGTATGGGACGCTGGACCAATATGGAGTCGCTGATAATGGAGACGCCAGCATCCAAGCAATCATGGGTGTTGGGATATGACTCAG AAACTGAGGAGATCGGGATTGCAGAAGCTGTCGATCAGGTAGAGGAGGCTTTCAGGAGTGTAACAGCAGAATTGGAGGCTGCAAGTGAGCAGGATGAGGACGTGAATGTCTTGATTCCTCCTCCTGTCACAGCCATTGATGAGGTTGAGAAACTGAACTCGCTGCCTAGTGAAGACCTTAACATTCTGCCACCTCCTCCTCTGTCTGCCACAAAGCAGGACGAGAATATAGAAGCTATCCCTCCACCACCTTCCTCCGCAGAAGACATGGCTGTGGACTGGGAGTATCAACTTCCAGCCCCCCCATCAGCATTTAGGGACTCGAATTCCCCTACATTCACAGAAGGAGGAACAGTTATGTTGGCAGATACGCAG GTGTTTCAGGAGCCGAGCTTGTCCCCTGAGCCACAGCCACAGAATGATCCTATGGTTATGCATCTCAGCAGAGCTGTGCATAGGAATGAGGTGACTCGCACCAACCCTCTGTTTGACCCTCGTCAGTGTGAAGAGGACCCCAAACAGTCGACTGGAGTATGTGAAGTTGGCATGGAGGAGTTCAGCAACGAAACAAAATCCCTAGAAAGCAGAGACACGTCAAACAGAAAGGGTGGAGATCTTGCCAACTTCACCATTACAGCATACCAAAGACCCCGTGAAACGGACGAAATATTCAATgaggatagtgatgatgatagAACTCGTTCTGCACTGAACTCGGTGAAGAAGCCAATAACAACACAGACTCACAGATATGGTTCTTCTAATTCATTGAATAACAATGCGGTGCATAACACAGCTGCCAATTTATCTAgaacaaattctttcaataataataataatatcacgttTAAGCCTCCTGCTCCAGTAGCGACCTCTGTTAAGAGATCTACGTCATATATATCGCTTATTGCTAACACTACCTCACAGCCTGGAAAGAGTTTGCAGTCTGGGCCAGTATACACTAGTAGAACTAAATCTGTTGGGAATCTGGCAGTAGAGGAGCAAGGAGACAGAAATGTCGAGAGAACGCACGAGAACTGGGGCCTCAGGAAGACGAGTAGTGAATTCAACGTGAGTCAGGATACACCAGCAGAACGTCAGGAAGAGTTCGAGACACCTCAGACCAAAGCAGAAGAACCAAGAGGCTCACAGCAAGGAATTGTAATAACAGCAGAAGAAAGAGCAAGACTGCTAGCACTACAGGAACAGTTCCTTCAGTTGCAAGAGCAACTCCTGCAGAACTCTAGCCTCctgcagcagcaacagcagcaaccCCATGCCTCACAGACTCCTAATGCAGATACACCTCTACAGTCACTACag GTCCTGAGAAGTATTCTGCCACAGTTACATCAAACAAAGGCGCCCAGTCAGCAACAGAGTTCAGAAAGTTCTGTTCCCCTCAG gtcTGACACACTGCCTGCTAAAGCATCAAAACACTCGGAGAATTCTTCCGGTGATCAATTAATCAAACAAACAACGGTAGTAACTTTAAATCAACAGAATAACAACGAAAAACCATCAAATGACGAAAGTACTGGTGAACAGAAGAGGTACAAATATCAAGGTCCTCCAGCAATTAACTTTGCTACATGGAGCGAACGTCCAAAAAGTCAAGTTAGCATTAAAATGGACGGTGACTATAGGATAGGCATTGGTCAAGGTGGCCGCACAGATGAACACAACGAAACTCCTGCTCGAACAGGAATGTCAGAGACCAAGGATAGGACTTCTGCGGCAGGAAGAAAACAAGACATAGAAGTTTCAAGCAAGTCAAATAATTCTCACGAAGAAGCAACTGatcaaaacaaatttcaagtgtCTGGTGGCAAACTAAACAGCACGGaaccaataacaaaagtagaaCCTGCCTCACTCACTATGAGATTGATTTCCCATACGACAGCCTCCGGTTTCCGGAAGCCTATAGGCGTGGCTAACCAGAAATTTGGATCATCTAATTATGTCACTGCAGAAACACAACACTCCGAAACCAAAGAAGTAGCAGGATCCTCAACAGTAGGTGTGCGTGTTGGCAGCACCTCTCAACACAACGATCCTTCAAGAGTGCCAATTGTAAGAGCTGTTGAGCTCAAAAAGTCCTTCATCCAGCAGCAAAGcatgtataataatagtaatagtaatagtaataataataatagtaactctCATAATTTCCGTGGATCCTCCACTATGCTAAATGGCGAACGCTCTGGAGGCAGCAGTGTTGCGGAAAGCGATGGAGATAACACAGTAGAGACTTTTGTAGGAGTTAATTCTTTGACGAAGAGGTTTTCAGTTGTAAGTTCATCATCAAATAATGCTCCTAACTTCCGTTCTTCTCGACCAGTGTCAGCATATGGAAAGGTTGAGAACCTGGAAGTGAGAGGCCGTGATGCTGCTTCTAGTTTACCTTACAATAACTCCCTCTCTTATAGGAGCACAAGTTCGACAAATTTGAATACAACAACGAATGTAAATACATATCAAGATGTCCCACTCAAAAATGGGGGTGGAAGGAGCACACGGAGGTATACTTCTGTTGTTGGAATTACCAATGATTCAGATCACAACTTATCTTCTTCTAGTTTCCGAGAACCTGCATCAGAGTCCAGCAGGGTTCAGTCGAGAGTGTCTGGATCCTCTGTGGTTAGAGTGAATGGTTTCACTGCTCCAAAACAGTTGATGCCGGTCGTTAAAGGCTTCCAATTTGCTTGTCCAGCAGCAAATAGGGATCCGTCTCCACCACCTTCCAAAACCTCGAACACAACGAATAACTTCCACCCTAAGGTGCATCGATCAGAATCAACATCTGCGGTAAGGAGCTGGAAGACTGTTGATACTACTGACCAGTCATCAACGAGTTTTAACAATGTGAAAGCATACTTAAGACGAAATTCCAACGAGCCAAAACCAGAACCGATAGCTACTAAGACTGCTACACCAAATACAGAATCACAGCCCCCTGCACCTCCTCCATTGGCAGCATCTCTCAGGAAATCGACTGCCCGACCCCGTCCAAAGACACTGCCAGCACCACAGCTCAATCCACGGGACCAACTAATGGATGCGATTAGAAATTTTGGTGGTCGAGAAAACCTCAAGCAG aaTGGTCGCAGTTGA